A genome region from Natronobeatus ordinarius includes the following:
- a CDS encoding ABC1 kinase family protein produces MRGFYRRYLQVVLRFLPFALAFLRDRRRFLLFGPPRRVPEAVHRRRAERMTELMLELGPAFIKVGQVLSTRPDVVPPIYAETFATLQDEVPEDVGGDPLTVVEEELAELVDLETLEPVAGGSLAFVYAVEHDGERLALKVRRPGITAIIERDLRVIDAILPIVAAFAPENQRYSLENVADDFEEIILEELDFEREAAIMREIGANLDPDRVVVPAVHEELSSERVLAMEFVAGAKITDEDALADRGIDRTALATLIARTYLQMGLVDGVYHADPHPGNLAVTDDGRLVIYDFGMSQRLTPSAQEDIVSLYRTLVRRDVDGLLNTLIALEVLEPTVDRVAVRNVLRLVIENLEGRSVITWRAIITELMTMLHDFPFRIPPNVMLLIRAGTVGEGVCRSLDPEFDFIAVTRDFLVDHGFIESELESLLADLRDDLRESVPVIAAAPARFDRVFGQLERGELVVRTQPVDDDDGDGAVGYAVIAAGLVVAAAILTFHEQPYELVGVAFAVAFLWLYVRGRLRRRR; encoded by the coding sequence ATGAGGGGATTTTACCGCCGGTACCTCCAGGTCGTTCTCCGCTTTCTCCCGTTCGCGCTGGCGTTCCTGCGGGATCGGCGGCGGTTCCTGCTGTTCGGCCCGCCGCGGCGCGTTCCCGAGGCGGTCCACCGACGCCGCGCCGAGCGGATGACCGAGCTCATGCTCGAGCTCGGCCCGGCGTTCATCAAGGTCGGGCAGGTGCTCTCGACGCGGCCGGACGTCGTCCCGCCGATCTACGCCGAGACGTTCGCGACGCTCCAGGACGAGGTCCCCGAGGACGTCGGCGGCGATCCGCTGACCGTCGTCGAGGAGGAACTCGCCGAGCTGGTCGACCTCGAGACGCTCGAGCCGGTCGCCGGCGGCTCGCTGGCGTTCGTCTACGCGGTCGAGCACGACGGCGAGCGCCTCGCCCTGAAGGTGCGCCGGCCGGGGATCACGGCGATCATCGAGCGCGACCTGCGGGTGATCGACGCGATCCTCCCGATCGTCGCCGCCTTCGCCCCCGAGAACCAGCGCTACTCCCTCGAGAACGTCGCCGACGACTTCGAGGAGATCATCCTCGAAGAGCTCGACTTCGAACGCGAGGCGGCGATCATGCGCGAGATCGGTGCGAATCTCGATCCCGACCGGGTCGTCGTCCCGGCCGTTCACGAGGAGCTCTCGTCGGAACGGGTCCTCGCGATGGAGTTCGTCGCAGGAGCGAAGATCACCGACGAGGACGCTCTCGCCGACCGCGGTATCGATCGAACGGCGCTCGCGACGCTGATCGCCCGGACGTACCTGCAGATGGGACTCGTCGACGGGGTCTACCACGCCGACCCACATCCGGGCAATCTCGCGGTGACCGACGACGGCCGACTCGTCATCTACGACTTCGGGATGAGCCAGCGGCTGACCCCGAGCGCCCAGGAGGATATCGTCAGCCTCTACCGGACGCTCGTTCGTCGGGACGTCGACGGCCTGTTGAACACGCTCATCGCGCTCGAGGTACTCGAGCCGACGGTCGACCGCGTGGCCGTTCGGAACGTGCTCCGGCTCGTGATCGAGAACCTCGAGGGACGCTCCGTGATCACCTGGCGGGCGATCATCACCGAGTTGATGACGATGTTGCACGACTTCCCCTTCCGCATTCCGCCGAACGTGATGTTGCTGATCCGCGCCGGCACCGTCGGTGAGGGGGTCTGCCGATCGCTCGATCCCGAGTTCGACTTCATCGCCGTCACCCGCGACTTCCTCGTCGATCACGGCTTCATCGAGAGCGAGCTCGAGAGCCTGCTCGCGGACCTGCGCGACGACCTGCGCGAGTCCGTGCCCGTCATCGCGGCTGCACCCGCCCGGTTCGACCGCGTCTTCGGGCAACTCGAGCGCGGCGAACTCGTCGTTCGAACCCAGCCCGTCGACGACGACGACGGAGACGGGGCCGTCGGCTACGCCGTCATCGCTGCGGGGCTGGTCGTCGCCGCGGCGATCCTGACGTTTCACGAGCAACCGTACGAACTCGTCGGCGTGGCGTTCGCGGTCGCCTTCCTCTGGCTGTACGTTCGGGGACGGCTCCGTCGACGTCGCTGA
- a CDS encoding universal stress protein, whose amino-acid sequence MTAHYLVPTDGSEQATKALEYVLETFPGSTVTVLSVVELQGPSGESIAPGWFDDEAQSEAERRAEETLEEARELAAEYDVDLQTAIGVGSPARSIVDQADERNVDHVVMGSHGRSGAARLLLGSVAETVVRRAPVTVTVVR is encoded by the coding sequence GTGACCGCTCACTATCTGGTTCCGACGGACGGCTCCGAGCAGGCGACGAAGGCACTCGAGTACGTCCTCGAAACGTTTCCGGGGTCGACGGTGACTGTGCTCTCGGTGGTCGAACTCCAGGGACCGTCCGGCGAGTCGATCGCACCCGGCTGGTTCGACGACGAGGCACAGAGCGAAGCCGAGCGTCGCGCCGAAGAGACGCTCGAGGAAGCGCGCGAGCTCGCCGCCGAGTACGACGTCGACCTCCAGACGGCAATCGGCGTGGGCAGCCCGGCTCGATCGATCGTCGATCAGGCCGACGAACGCAACGTCGACCACGTCGTGATGGGCAGCCACGGCCGAAGCGGCGCGGCGCGTCTCCTGCTCGGGAGCGTCGCTGAAACGGTCGTCCGACGGGCACCCGTGACGGTGACCGTCGTCAGGTGA
- a CDS encoding universal stress protein, which yields MYDTILVAIEDESARKTLEYAVGLADRIDAALHVLTVVDATGNPMKFGVAEVDDLNRAASTLREEAVTAIDDRDVELHAAVRRGRPDEEILAYADEIEAGLILVGRQGERDLPTAILGSTTDRLVRQSPVPVAVVPDANDVESE from the coding sequence ATGTACGATACGATTCTCGTCGCGATCGAGGATGAGTCGGCCCGCAAGACGCTCGAGTACGCGGTCGGACTCGCCGACCGGATCGACGCAGCGCTCCACGTGCTCACCGTCGTCGACGCGACGGGCAATCCGATGAAGTTCGGCGTGGCAGAAGTCGACGACCTCAACCGCGCCGCATCGACCCTCCGTGAGGAAGCCGTCACGGCCATCGACGACCGCGACGTCGAACTCCACGCAGCGGTCCGACGGGGCCGCCCCGACGAGGAGATCCTCGCGTACGCCGACGAGATCGAGGCCGGACTGATCCTCGTCGGCCGGCAGGGGGAACGCGACCTCCCCACTGCGATCCTCGGGAGTACGACTGACCGACTCGTCCGACAGTCGCCCGTCCCGGTCGCGGTCGTTCCGGACGCGAACGACGTCGAATCCGAGTGA
- a CDS encoding universal stress protein, whose translation MNDRILVPVDGSQLSRRALEVALGEYPDAEILALHVIDPTEPGYSVADAEYHAEVEPRHGSTEWYDRAHELGEEVLEEARELADEHDVDLETETAVGRPDREILAYAEDEDVEHIVMGSHGRGEDSPILLGSVTEAVAFRAPIRVSLIR comes from the coding sequence GTGAACGACAGAATTCTCGTCCCGGTCGACGGGTCACAGCTGTCGCGTCGAGCCCTCGAGGTCGCTCTCGGGGAGTATCCCGACGCGGAGATCCTCGCACTGCACGTGATCGACCCGACCGAACCGGGGTACAGCGTCGCCGACGCGGAGTACCACGCCGAGGTCGAACCGCGTCACGGCTCGACCGAGTGGTACGACCGCGCCCACGAACTGGGCGAGGAGGTGCTCGAGGAGGCGCGCGAGCTCGCCGACGAGCACGACGTCGACCTCGAGACGGAGACCGCCGTCGGCCGTCCCGATAGGGAGATCCTCGCGTACGCCGAGGACGAGGACGTCGAGCACATCGTGATGGGCAGCCACGGCCGGGGCGAAGACTCCCCGATCCTCCTCGGGAGCGTCACCGAAGCCGTCGCCTTCCGGGCGCCGATTCGAGTGAGCCTGATCCGGTAG
- a CDS encoding transcription initiation factor IIB, which yields MTKITFSAHERTDSNRHETTRTRDEHERQNENEREREHEATVTCPECGGRLESEGTETICAECGLVVDEDEVDRGPEWRAFDAAERDEKSRVGAPTTKMLHDEGLSSTIGWQNRDAYGSTLSSRQRRTMQRLRTWDERFRTRNHKERNLKQALGEIDRMASALGLPESVRETASVIYRQALERDLLPGRSIEGVATASLHAAARMEGVPRSVDEMVTVSRVDEQEFTRAYRYINRELGLEIQPADPLEYLPRFASELALEDETERRARELLELGRREGLHVGKSPVGLAAAAIYAAALLTDAELTQHEVSEVTEMSEVTIRNRYQELLAAEEASRLDADGGATAEA from the coding sequence ATGACGAAGATCACCTTCAGCGCCCACGAGCGCACCGACTCGAACCGACACGAGACGACCCGAACGCGAGACGAACACGAACGCCAGAACGAGAACGAACGCGAACGCGAACACGAAGCCACCGTCACCTGCCCCGAGTGTGGCGGGCGCCTCGAGAGCGAGGGCACCGAGACGATCTGTGCCGAGTGTGGCCTGGTCGTCGACGAAGACGAGGTCGACCGCGGCCCCGAGTGGCGCGCGTTCGACGCCGCCGAGCGAGACGAGAAGAGCCGCGTCGGCGCCCCCACGACGAAGATGCTCCACGACGAGGGGCTTTCGAGCACGATCGGCTGGCAGAATCGCGACGCCTACGGCTCGACGCTCTCGAGTCGCCAGCGCCGCACCATGCAGCGCCTTCGCACGTGGGACGAGCGCTTCCGGACTCGCAACCACAAAGAGCGCAACCTCAAACAGGCCCTGGGCGAGATCGACCGGATGGCCAGCGCGCTCGGCCTCCCCGAGAGCGTCCGCGAGACGGCGTCGGTGATCTACCGGCAGGCGCTCGAGCGCGACCTCCTGCCGGGGCGGTCGATCGAGGGAGTCGCGACCGCGAGCCTCCACGCCGCCGCGCGCATGGAGGGAGTCCCGCGCTCGGTCGACGAGATGGTCACCGTGAGCCGCGTCGACGAACAGGAGTTCACGCGCGCCTACCGGTACATCAACCGCGAACTCGGCCTCGAGATCCAGCCGGCCGACCCGCTCGAGTACCTCCCGCGCTTTGCCAGCGAACTCGCGCTCGAAGACGAGACCGAACGCCGAGCCCGCGAGCTGCTCGAGCTGGGTCGCCGCGAGGGGCTGCACGTGGGGAAATCGCCGGTCGGCCTCGCCGCCGCGGCCATCTACGCCGCCGCGTTGCTCACCGACGCCGAACTCACCCAGCACGAGGTGAGCGAGGTCACCGAGATGAGCGAGGTCACGATCCGCAACCGCTACCAGGAACTGCTGGCCGCCGAGGAAGCGAGCCGCCTAGACGCCGACGGTGGCGCCACAGCCGAAGCGTGA
- a CDS encoding bifunctional nuclease family protein, with the protein MSNPAEVKAVGVSVDEEGVGAPAVVLEAREELLPIFVGPGQARSIEEARQNVPSERPMTHDLLVEMITDFGGAFDRVRIDDLAGGTFYAKVDAELIRDGERQQKVFDARPSDAIALAVRVDCPITVTDDVLDRAGVPADALDVEDVDDVDRDMSGW; encoded by the coding sequence ATGAGCAATCCCGCGGAGGTGAAAGCCGTCGGCGTCAGCGTCGACGAAGAAGGAGTCGGGGCGCCAGCCGTCGTCCTCGAGGCGCGCGAGGAGCTGTTACCGATCTTCGTCGGACCAGGCCAGGCGCGCTCGATCGAGGAGGCCCGCCAGAACGTCCCGTCGGAGCGGCCGATGACCCACGACCTGCTCGTCGAGATGATCACCGACTTCGGCGGCGCGTTCGACCGCGTCCGGATCGACGACCTCGCCGGCGGTACGTTCTACGCGAAAGTCGACGCGGAGCTCATCAGGGACGGTGAACGCCAGCAGAAAGTGTTCGACGCCCGGCCCAGCGACGCCATCGCGCTCGCGGTTCGGGTCGACTGTCCCATCACCGTCACGGACGACGTGCTCGACCGCGCCGGCGTCCCGGCCGACGCGCTCGACGTGGAAGACGTGGACGACGTCGACCGAGATATGTCGGGTTGGTGA
- a CDS encoding TraB domain-containing protein produces the protein MSSEGTITIVPSVHFSPTHRRRTREVIHAVGPDLVAIELDERRFERLTRAGHTADELWRTMPPGAAIAYGTLQTIQQTVLRLYGLDPGKTEMETAIETAAELELDVALIDEPIGETLTELTRRLGPETIPKLLLRSSTMPPAERLAQLQATTIPLRDVEHGDDVQPMVDAMRRLLPEVTDVLIDRRDRAMARRLHTLRHEGYDVVAIVGAGHHNGIRDELEALEGTADGLAVPIEPPTREVVRIPIE, from the coding sequence ATGTCCAGTGAGGGGACGATCACCATCGTACCGAGCGTTCACTTTTCGCCGACGCACCGTCGTCGAACTCGCGAGGTCATCCACGCGGTCGGCCCCGACCTCGTCGCCATCGAACTCGACGAACGTCGATTCGAACGGCTCACACGGGCGGGACACACCGCCGACGAGCTGTGGCGAACGATGCCGCCGGGTGCGGCGATCGCTTACGGCACGCTCCAGACCATCCAGCAAACCGTCTTGCGGCTGTACGGACTCGATCCGGGAAAGACCGAGATGGAGACCGCCATCGAGACCGCCGCCGAACTCGAGCTCGACGTCGCGTTGATCGACGAGCCGATCGGCGAGACCCTCACCGAGTTGACCCGTCGGCTCGGCCCGGAGACGATCCCGAAGCTGTTGCTTCGCTCGAGCACGATGCCACCTGCCGAACGCCTCGCACAGCTCCAGGCGACGACGATTCCGCTCCGGGACGTCGAGCACGGCGACGACGTCCAGCCGATGGTGGACGCGATGCGCCGGCTGCTCCCCGAGGTCACGGACGTGCTGATCGACCGCCGCGACCGCGCGATGGCTCGCCGGCTCCACACGCTCCGCCACGAGGGCTACGACGTGGTCGCGATCGTCGGCGCGGGTCACCACAACGGCATCCGCGACGAACTCGAGGCACTCGAGGGGACAGCCGACGGCCTCGCCGTGCCGATCGAGCCGCCGACTCGCGAGGTCGTTCGAATCCCCATCGAGTGA
- a CDS encoding S1C family serine protease yields the protein MPPGQPTRRRVLRAAGGTVATVAGARVGSATNESSDETRYTDVYEETIDGVVLVQVAGVDGQSPGGLGSGFVYDDEHLVTNDHVVGQEASVQVQFSDESWRSATVVGTDPYSDLAVLSVEALPDGAESIPISESDPVVGQEVVALGNPLGLDASVSRGIVSGVDRSLPSPTGFDIPAAIQTDAPVNPGNSGGPLVTLDGDVLGVVFAGAGQTIGFAIAAALLQRVVPALIDDGEYDHPYLGVGVAPVTPPVAAANDLEDTAGVLVLEVAPDSPAADAFEPPSETTVVDDTPVPVGGDVIVELAGEAIPNQERLSAVLALDVTPGETIEVDVVRDGERDTLEVTTAARPEP from the coding sequence ATGCCTCCAGGACAGCCGACGCGCCGACGCGTGTTGCGTGCGGCCGGTGGCACCGTCGCGACCGTTGCGGGCGCTCGAGTCGGGTCAGCAACCAACGAGTCGTCCGACGAAACGCGGTACACGGACGTGTACGAGGAGACGATCGACGGCGTCGTGCTCGTCCAGGTCGCCGGAGTGGACGGCCAGAGCCCGGGTGGGCTGGGTTCGGGGTTCGTCTACGACGACGAGCACCTCGTCACGAACGACCACGTCGTCGGCCAGGAAGCGTCGGTGCAGGTACAGTTCAGCGACGAGTCGTGGCGATCGGCGACGGTCGTCGGGACCGACCCGTACAGCGACCTGGCCGTGCTGTCCGTCGAAGCGCTCCCAGACGGCGCCGAGTCGATCCCGATCAGCGAGTCCGACCCGGTCGTCGGGCAGGAAGTCGTCGCGCTCGGCAACCCGCTGGGACTCGACGCGTCGGTCTCTCGAGGAATCGTGAGCGGAGTCGACCGATCGCTGCCGAGTCCGACCGGATTCGACATCCCTGCGGCGATCCAGACCGACGCCCCGGTCAATCCCGGTAACAGCGGCGGACCGCTGGTGACCCTCGACGGCGACGTCCTCGGGGTCGTCTTCGCGGGCGCCGGACAGACCATCGGCTTCGCCATCGCCGCAGCCCTGCTCCAGCGAGTCGTTCCCGCGCTGATCGACGACGGCGAGTACGATCACCCCTACCTCGGCGTCGGCGTCGCGCCGGTCACACCGCCCGTTGCGGCCGCGAACGACCTCGAGGATACGGCAGGCGTCCTCGTCCTCGAGGTCGCACCGGACTCGCCTGCCGCCGACGCGTTCGAGCCGCCGAGTGAGACCACGGTCGTCGACGACACCCCCGTTCCCGTCGGCGGCGACGTCATCGTCGAGCTCGCGGGTGAAGCCATCCCCAACCAGGAACGGCTCTCGGCAGTGCTCGCACTCGACGTAACGCCCGGGGAGACGATCGAGGTCGACGTCGTTCGGGACGGTGAGCGTGACACGCTCGAGGTGACGACCGCCGCTCGTCCGGAGCCGTGA
- a CDS encoding SPW repeat protein, with translation MSESPTDEPTTDEAQLRDESDPGETRTQGQGEPEDQKWLSGIVSLIGLWVLLSPFVYEAAASTLWNNVIVGGAVFLLAGYNYYRIVTGHPTSTGVMSLVVLLGLWTIVAPFAFAGEFAVGAVAGADVAAEGLVWSNVVVGALGALIAAYVAYAAGREAPAGAPVGAR, from the coding sequence ATGAGTGAGTCCCCAACTGACGAACCGACTACCGACGAGGCACAGCTTCGAGACGAATCCGACCCTGGCGAGACGCGGACGCAGGGGCAGGGCGAACCCGAGGATCAGAAGTGGCTGAGCGGAATCGTCTCCCTGATCGGCCTCTGGGTTCTGCTTTCGCCGTTCGTCTACGAGGCGGCGGCGTCGACCCTGTGGAACAACGTCATCGTCGGCGGGGCAGTCTTCTTGCTCGCCGGCTACAACTACTACCGAATCGTGACCGGTCACCCGACCAGCACGGGCGTGATGTCGCTCGTCGTGCTCCTGGGCCTGTGGACGATCGTCGCGCCCTTCGCGTTCGCGGGCGAGTTCGCCGTCGGCGCCGTTGCAGGCGCCGACGTGGCGGCCGAAGGTCTCGTCTGGAGCAACGTGGTCGTCGGCGCGCTCGGCGCACTGATCGCGGCGTACGTGGCCTACGCCGCCGGGCGAGAAGCGCCCGCTGGTGCGCCGGTTGGAGCGAGATAA
- a CDS encoding NAD-dependent succinate-semialdehyde dehydrogenase: MESVNPATGDPVETYEDHDEEAIDETLEAAHEAFDDWRRRDVTEREQLIESAADVLRENEDEYAAVMTEEMGKPIDSARAEVEKCAWVCAYYAEHAGEFLADERLAADADVAAFTSYEPLGPVLAVMPWNFPFWQAFRFIAPHLTAGNVGLLKHASNVPGCALAIEAVLEEAGYPEGVFTSLLVGADQVERILEDDRLAAATLTGSDGAGRAVAGTAGGELKKTVLELGGSDPFVVLEDAPLEAACRVGARARTINSGQSCIAAKRFVVVEDVYEAFVDGFTAEMDALTVGDPMDPVTDVGPQARSDLVAALVDQVEATVDAGATVELGGEPLEREGYFYPPTVLTDVPEDSPAAREEVFGPVAAVFSVPDEAAAIELANDTRFGLGASVWTTDLERGRRVCRELEAGLTFVNELVKSDPRHPFGGVEDSGYGRELGRDGILEFVNRKTVWVQHGRRGGDETAVE; the protein is encoded by the coding sequence ATGGAATCCGTAAACCCTGCAACCGGCGATCCCGTCGAGACGTACGAGGATCACGACGAGGAAGCGATCGACGAGACCCTCGAGGCGGCCCACGAGGCGTTCGACGACTGGCGGCGCCGCGACGTGACCGAACGCGAGCAACTCATCGAGTCGGCCGCCGACGTCCTCCGCGAGAACGAGGACGAGTACGCCGCGGTGATGACCGAGGAAATGGGCAAGCCCATCGACTCGGCGCGAGCCGAGGTCGAGAAGTGCGCCTGGGTCTGTGCGTACTACGCCGAACACGCAGGCGAGTTCCTCGCCGACGAACGGCTGGCGGCCGACGCCGACGTGGCGGCGTTCACCAGCTACGAACCGCTCGGGCCGGTGCTCGCCGTCATGCCGTGGAACTTCCCGTTCTGGCAGGCGTTTCGCTTCATCGCGCCGCACCTGACTGCCGGGAACGTCGGGCTGCTCAAACACGCCTCGAACGTCCCTGGCTGCGCGCTCGCCATCGAAGCGGTGCTCGAGGAGGCCGGCTACCCCGAGGGCGTCTTCACCTCGTTGCTCGTCGGCGCAGATCAGGTCGAACGTATCCTCGAGGACGACCGGCTCGCCGCCGCCACGCTCACCGGCAGCGACGGAGCCGGCCGCGCCGTCGCGGGAACGGCCGGCGGGGAGCTCAAGAAGACCGTCCTCGAGCTCGGCGGCAGCGACCCGTTCGTCGTCCTCGAGGATGCACCGCTCGAGGCGGCCTGTCGCGTCGGCGCGCGGGCCCGGACGATCAACTCCGGACAGTCCTGTATCGCCGCCAAGCGGTTCGTCGTCGTCGAGGACGTCTACGAGGCGTTCGTCGACGGTTTTACGGCGGAGATGGACGCCCTCACCGTCGGCGACCCGATGGACCCCGTGACGGACGTCGGTCCCCAGGCGCGGTCGGACCTCGTCGCAGCTCTCGTCGACCAGGTCGAGGCGACCGTCGACGCCGGAGCGACCGTCGAACTCGGCGGCGAGCCACTCGAGCGCGAGGGCTACTTCTACCCGCCCACGGTGCTGACGGACGTCCCCGAGGACTCACCCGCCGCCCGTGAGGAGGTGTTCGGCCCCGTCGCCGCCGTCTTCTCGGTGCCCGACGAGGCGGCTGCGATCGAACTCGCCAACGACACCCGGTTCGGGCTCGGCGCCAGCGTCTGGACGACGGATCTCGAGCGCGGACGGCGCGTCTGTCGAGAACTCGAGGCCGGGTTGACGTTCGTCAACGAACTCGTCAAGTCGGATCCGCGCCACCCGTTCGGCGGCGTCGAAGACTCCGGATACGGGCGCGAACTCGGACGCGACGGCATCCTGGAGTTCGTGAACCGCAAGACCGTCTGGGTCCAGCACGGCCGCCGGGGTGGGGACGAGACGGCCGTCGAGTGA
- a CDS encoding HalOD1 output domain-containing protein, whose translation MDAGESVSVSVVRAVAAREDVQPVQLTPPLHDAVDTDALDALFRSIDPEDSESNVRVEFSYRGYTILVEGPSQIVVTDRATTAESDHRPAGDSIGD comes from the coding sequence ATGGATGCTGGGGAGTCAGTAAGTGTATCGGTCGTTCGCGCCGTCGCAGCGCGTGAAGACGTGCAACCGGTACAGCTTACCCCACCGCTTCACGACGCCGTAGACACCGACGCACTCGACGCGCTCTTTCGTTCGATCGATCCCGAGGACTCCGAATCCAACGTCCGGGTCGAGTTTTCCTACCGTGGATACACCATTCTCGTCGAGGGTCCCAGCCAGATAGTGGTGACCGACCGGGCCACGACCGCCGAATCCGACCACCGGCCAGCCGGAGACTCCATCGGGGATTGA
- a CDS encoding ABC transporter ATP-binding protein — protein MFPRTHTNRRSTEDGSTGEDGSTAVRFDDVTHEYGSSGRRFRSGRDRSVTALRDVSFTVRTGEVVGLTGPSGSGKSTVLHAVAGLLVPTSGTVELFGTPLTALSNRGRLKARRRHVGIVFQRFHLLPSLSARANVALPLVQAGYTKRSRRKRATELLERVGLEDRATHLPGELSGGEQQRVAIARALATDPDVIVADEPTGELDTATGADVLELLTDVADDRTVLIATHDVSVLSVTDRAISLRDGSVIADER, from the coding sequence ATGTTTCCTCGTACACACACGAACCGACGCTCGACTGAGGACGGATCGACAGGCGAGGACGGTTCGACGGCCGTTCGCTTCGACGACGTCACTCACGAGTACGGCTCGAGCGGTCGGCGGTTTCGATCGGGTCGCGACCGATCGGTGACCGCACTCCGTGACGTCTCGTTCACCGTCCGGACCGGCGAGGTCGTCGGGCTGACGGGGCCGAGCGGAAGCGGCAAGTCGACGGTCCTGCACGCTGTCGCCGGGCTACTCGTTCCGACGTCCGGAACCGTCGAACTGTTCGGGACGCCACTCACAGCGCTCTCGAACCGGGGGCGACTGAAAGCGCGCCGGCGACACGTCGGCATCGTCTTCCAGCGATTTCACCTCCTCCCGTCGCTGTCCGCTCGGGCGAACGTCGCCCTCCCGCTCGTCCAGGCGGGATATACGAAGCGCAGCCGTCGCAAGCGTGCGACGGAACTGCTCGAGCGCGTCGGCCTCGAGGATCGCGCCACACACCTCCCCGGGGAACTCAGCGGTGGCGAGCAACAGCGCGTCGCGATCGCCAGGGCGCTCGCGACCGACCCGGACGTGATCGTCGCCGACGAGCCGACCGGCGAACTCGACACCGCGACGGGGGCGGACGTGCTCGAGTTGCTGACCGACGTCGCCGACGATCGGACGGTGTTGATCGCGACGCACGACGTCTCGGTGCTGTCTGTCACCGACCGAGCGATCAGCCTTCGTGACGGGTCGGTGATTGCGGATGAGCGATGA